The following coding sequences lie in one Candidatus Binatia bacterium genomic window:
- a CDS encoding Coq4 family protein, which translates to MGSAAKSVGPSTAPKRLQRHWGEGLGNLFRFLRGTGGLESAFDSMFALAGPTVEREFDRFAAHPVGQTLLAERPRRDLNALLADREQLNAMPADSFAAAYLEYMGGAGMGTSDYFLAAANLEEKAARFGWTEDQCWFVRRMANSHDLFHVVSGYDRTILGEVGVDAFTAGQIPLLPLKLLLAYLFLLKPSEPIGWVGFVSRAYRHGQQTPSLACVDYEDLLGKSLVQARREIGIVPLDQVHPHGFPTRGRKLRQMERGLNPSA; encoded by the coding sequence ATGGGTTCTGCCGCCAAGTCTGTCGGTCCATCAACCGCCCCCAAGCGGCTCCAGAGGCATTGGGGCGAGGGGCTCGGCAACTTGTTTCGATTCTTGCGCGGCACTGGCGGGCTGGAATCAGCATTTGATTCGATGTTTGCGCTCGCCGGCCCGACAGTGGAACGCGAGTTCGATCGATTTGCGGCACATCCAGTCGGGCAGACCCTGCTTGCCGAGCGCCCCCGCCGCGATCTGAATGCGCTCCTCGCTGACCGCGAGCAACTAAACGCCATGCCCGCGGACAGCTTCGCTGCGGCCTATCTGGAGTATATGGGCGGCGCGGGCATGGGGACTTCGGATTATTTCCTCGCCGCGGCCAACCTTGAAGAAAAAGCGGCCCGCTTCGGCTGGACCGAAGACCAATGCTGGTTCGTCCGCCGGATGGCGAATAGTCACGACCTCTTCCATGTCGTATCCGGCTATGACCGCACCATTCTGGGTGAGGTTGGCGTCGATGCGTTCACCGCCGGCCAGATCCCTCTGCTGCCGCTCAAGCTTCTGCTCGCCTACCTCTTCCTTCTCAAACCGTCGGAGCCAATCGGATGGGTAGGATTTGTATCCCGGGCCTACCGGCATGGCCAGCAGACGCCGTCTCTGGCCTGCGTCGACTACGAAGACCTTCTCGGCAAATCTCTGGTTCAGGCGCGGCGCGAGATCGGCATCGTACCTCTCGACCAGGTTCATCCCCACGGATTCCCCACCCGAGGTCGCAAATTACGCCAGATGGAACGTGGCCTGAATCCGTCTGCGTAG